In Herpetosiphonaceae bacterium, the sequence CGCAAATCATCAGGGGGTGGCGCTTGAGGCGGGGCCGTACCGCTACGCGCAGATCGACGAGATGCTGGCGCGAGCGAAGGAGCGCGACGAGCTACCGCTGCTGTTGCTGCTGGACCATGTGCAAGATCCGCAGAACGTAGGCACGCTGCTGCGTACCGCCGATGTCGTCGGGGCGCACGGCGTGGTCTTGCCCGAACGACGGGCAGCGGGCATCACTCCGTCGGTGGTCAACGCCTCGGCGGGAGCGGTCGAGCATCTGCTGATCGCCCAGGCGACGAATCTGGTCCAGACGATCGAGGAGCTGAAGGAGCAGGGCGTGTGGGTAGCCGGTCTTGAGGACGATCCGCGCGCGGTGCCCTACGACAGCCAGCGCGCCGATCTGCCGCTGGCGCTGGTGGTCGGAGCCGAAGGTCCGGGCCTGGCGCGGCTGGTCCGCGAGCACTGCGATTTCTTGATCCGGCTGCCGATGGCCGGACACGTCGCGTCGCTGAACGCGGCGACCGCAGGATCGATCGCGCTCTACGCGCTATGGCGACGA encodes:
- the rlmB gene encoding 23S rRNA (guanosine(2251)-2'-O)-methyltransferase RlmB, with product MRHKNAQRGRGAGRQLQERPQQRPQQRREAPRGYQRSDDRPPRAPHHEYVYGRNAVREALRAQRRTLRRLLVAEGVREGGPITELLALAQSAKIPVEQIDRRDLDGLTEGANHQGVALEAGPYRYAQIDEMLARAKERDELPLLLLLDHVQDPQNVGTLLRTADVVGAHGVVLPERRAAGITPSVVNASAGAVEHLLIAQATNLVQTIEELKEQGVWVAGLEDDPRAVPYDSQRADLPLALVVGAEGPGLARLVREHCDFLIRLPMAGHVASLNAATAGSIALYALWRRRAAN